GAGTCATTACTTATCAATCAGGATAAGGATATTTCAGCCACTTATGACAAAATTGGTGTGGCGCGAACCGGAAAAAATGTGATGTCCTACTTGGGAGTACCCATTCCTGTTGAAGATATTATTATTGGGGTTTTAAGTGTTCAGAGCACAAAACAGGCCAGCCGTTTTACTCAGGAAGACGAAAGATTATTAAGTACCATCGCGATTAATGTGGGTGTAGCCTTGCACAATGCTGAGTTATACGAAGAAGCAAAAGAGGCCAAGGCTAAGGCGGAGGATGCCAATGAGGCCAAATCGGCTTTCTTGTCTACGGTAAGTCACGAATTAAGAACCCCTCTTACCTCGGTTCTGGGTTTTGCAAAAATTATTCGAAAAAGGCTGGAAGACAAGATTTTTCCCTCTGTGAATGTGGAGGACCAGAAGATCAAGAGAACCATGAAACAGGTAAGTGAAAACCTGAATGTTGTGGTTTCCGAAGGTGAACGATTAACGAATTTAATTAATGATGTGCTGGATCTGGCAAAAATAGAATCCGGACGTATGGAATGGCATTTACGCCCAGTCTTCTTACAGGATGTCATCAGCAGAGCCATCGCCAGTACATCGGCTTTATTCGAAGAAAAGAACTTAAAACTAAAAACCAATATTAGTCCGGACCTTCCTATCGTAAGCGCCGATGAAGACAAACTTATACAAGTAGTCATCAACCTGCTATCCAATGCGGTTAAATTTACAGACAAAGGGAAAGTGAGTATTGAAGCCTATTTGGATAATGGCCAGATCATGGTGGAAGTTCAGGACACGGGAATCGGAATTGCGGAAGAGGACAAACACAAAATCTTTGAACGTTTCCGTCAGGCCGGAGATACCTTGACCGATAAACCCAAAGGTACCGGGCTCGGTTTACCTATATGCAGGGAGATCATTGAACATCATGGAGGTATTATCTGGATGAAAAGTGAGCACGGGGTTGGTAGTTCATTCTTCTTCACCATTCCTACCATGGGAGAATCAGGTGCGGAACAACCCATTCAGCTTGACAGAATATTGAATAGTCTTAAAAAGCAAATCAAACATTCTTCTCTTACGGATGTCAAAAATGTTCCTACCATCTTGGTTGTAGATGACGATACCCCTATACGATCCTTATTAAGACAGGAATTGGGCGATGCAGGCTATCAGGTCAAAGAAGCTGCAAATGGTAAGGCTGCTCTGGATATGGTACGGTTATCAAAACCAGACCTCATCATTCTGGACGTGATGATGCCGGAAATCAATGGGTTTGATGTGGCTGCCGTACTTAAAAATGATCCGGCCACCATGGATATTCCGATCATTATTTTATCCATCGTACAAGACAAAGAACGAGGACTTAAAATTGGTGTCGACAGGTACCTTACCAAACCCATCAATACGGAACAGCTTTTCCATGAAGTAGATGAACTGCTCGAACAGGGTGTTTCCAAGAAAAAAGTACTCGTAGTGGATGAAGATGCAACAGCAGTGAAAACACTTTCAGAGGTACTAAGCGCCAGAGGCTATAAGGTCATGGAAAGTGATCCGAATAAATTAATTGAAACGGCAACTGAATCCAAGCCTGATATTATCATGCTTAACTCTGTGTTCGATGCCAATCAGGAAATGATCAAGGATCTGAAAAAACAAAAAGGGATGGAAAACACTATGTTTTTCATTTATGAATAAAAACCAATCTAACCGAAAAAAATAAATGGAACAGAAATTATTAATTGTTGATGACGAATCTCATATCAGAATGCTGATTGAACAAACACTTGAAGATCTTGAAGACGAAGGGGTAGAACTATTGTTTGCTGAAAATGGTGAACAGGCCCTGGAGTTGATCCAGAAAGAGGAACCTAATCTGGTCTTCCTAGATGTGATGATGCCAAAAATGAATGGTATGGAGGTCTGCTACAAGGTTAAAAAAGAACTGAACCTTGCACATGTATATATTATACTGCTTACAGCAAAAGGACAAGAAGTCGACCGGCAGAAAGGGCTCGAAATGGGAGCTGACCGGTATATGACAAAGCCTTTTGACCCTGATGAAATGTTGTCTGTTGCTGAAGAAGTACTCAATCGATAAAATGACGAGCCCTGAGAAAAAAATAAGGAATAAAACCAGAGCGCTGAAGCATCTGTTAAAAGATGAAAAAATCAGAGAGCTTCTGGTCTCTCTTTCGGAGGAATTGAGCCTTGAATTCACCCTTGCAGATCAAAAAGGATCAATCCTATGGGGCAAAAATGTTAATCTCTCAGACAAGTCTGAACTGATCCATAAAAACATTCATTTTGCTACACTTCATTCCGATAAAAGCTCGGGAAAGATCATAGCTGATCTCATTATTTCCCTGGTCAACAAGGAGCTTGAAAAGAAGAATATTGGGAACGAGGTTTTGGGGCTTTACCGGGAAATAAATATGATCTATGACTTTAGTGAAAAGCTTTCTGAAATCATTGAGGAAAAATCCATTGCTGAAATGGCATTGACAGAAGCCTCCCAGATACTCGATACCACGCATGGTTTATTCCTGCTGCACAATCCGGAAACAGATAGCGTTGATATCCTTTCATCATTTGGAAAGGATCCAAATAGAGAGAAAAACATTCAGGAACAAAATCACAGACTAAAAGATCTTATAAAAAAAGGAACCTCATCCATTGTAAGCAAAGACATCATCCAGACAAACCCGGCTCTAAAGTATTTACAGGCCATGATGTATGCTCCTCTTAAAGTTAAAAACAAAACCCTGGGCATGGTCATTTTGGGCCATGATCAGGAAAAAGAATACAGGGCTGCCGACCTGAAATTATTAACTACCATTGCTTCTCAGTCAGCAGTCGCCATTGAAAGCGCTCACTTGTATCAAAAAGGATTAAAAGAAGCAAAAGAAAGAGAGGATGCTATTAAAAGAATCCACAACGTGAGTCAAAAATTTGTCCCCACAGAATTTATCAAATCATTGGGGAAGAACAGATTGACAGAAGTCACATTGGGAGACCTGACGGAAAAGGAAGTAACTGTGATGTTTGTCGATATCAGAGAATTTACAAGTATTTCGGAGAATTTAAGCCCAAAAGATAACTTTTTGTTTATCAATGCATTTAACAAACGAATGGGGCCGATCATTCGTAAAAATAACGGATTCATCATGCAATATCTCGGTGATGGTTTTATGGCGCTGTTTCCCAATGGATCTCAGGATGCGCTGCGAGCTTCTGTTGAAATGCATAAATCACTGGAAGACTACAATAAGATCAGAAAACAGAAGGACAGGGCGCCGGTTAAAGTTGGTATTGGAATGCAGAATGGTAACCTAATCATGGGAATTACTGGGGACGTGGAAAGACTTGATGCAGCTATTATTTCAGACACGGTAAATACCGCTTCGAGAATTGAAGGGTTATCAAAGCACTTTTCAACCTCGATACTGATGACAGAAAAGTGTTTGAAGAATTTGTCAAACCCTGAAGAATTCGTGTTTCGCTACCTTGGACCCGTACAGGTCATAGGAAAACAAAAACCGATAAAATTATACGAATGCATTAACGGTGACCAGAACTCTTTGTTTGAGCATAAATCGAAAACCCTGAAAACTTTCGACGAAGGCATGAAACTCTATTTTAACAGGGAATTTGCAATGGCTGCCGTTACCTTCCAAAAGGTTTTTAAACAAAACAAAAAAGATCTCACGGCAAAATTATTTCTTAATAGGGCTGCACATCTCATTACCGAGGAAATAGATGAAGACTGGAAGGGAGTTCAGTCTATGACTAAGAAATAACATTTTCTGCATTCAAACTGTAACAATTGCAGGAAATTGGAATCTATATGTATGAACCCGGTCAATAGTTTGCCGGTGTAATTCATTTAAAAATTAACCTTATGAAAACATTAGCCACTAAACTTTTTGTACTTCTTTTTTTACTTGGAGCGACGCCTTTGATCCTGGGTCAGCAAAAAACCTTTGATGTAGATTCCTTCGATGAAGTCATCATCAGCCCTCATATTGAAGTTGTTTTTGAAAAGTCGGACAGAGAATCTGTAGTCATTGAAGATATTGATGTTTCTATGGATAAACTCAATGTTGAAGTTAAAGGAGGTACCCTGCACATTTATCTTGATGATGCCAAGGTATACACCAAATCTGAAAAAATAAAAAATGACGACTATAAAAGTAAACAAGCGATTTATCAGGGAACCAAGGTAACTGCCACAGTTTATTATAAGGAATTGGTTGAATTATCCCTTCGTGGTGAAGAAAAGCATCAAGTCATCAGTCCAGTGGAAACCTCCAAACTTGTTCTTAAAATCTATGGAGAAGGCGAGGTATATCTCAAGGAGGTAGATGTAAATGAATTAAACACTACGATGTATGGAGA
This DNA window, taken from Lutimonas zeaxanthinifaciens, encodes the following:
- a CDS encoding response regulator transcription factor, translating into MEQKLLIVDDESHIRMLIEQTLEDLEDEGVELLFAENGEQALELIQKEEPNLVFLDVMMPKMNGMEVCYKVKKELNLAHVYIILLTAKGQEVDRQKGLEMGADRYMTKPFDPDEMLSVAEEVLNR
- a CDS encoding head GIN domain-containing protein, with product MKTLATKLFVLLFLLGATPLILGQQKTFDVDSFDEVIISPHIEVVFEKSDRESVVIEDIDVSMDKLNVEVKGGTLHIYLDDAKVYTKSEKIKNDDYKSKQAIYQGTKVTATVYYKELVELSLRGEEKHQVISPVETSKLVLKIYGEGEVYLKEVDVNELNTTMYGEAYLEIKEGNANRQKVISYGEGEVNTFGVQNATAKVTAYGEGKVKLKVSDELKVTAYGEASIHYKGSPMVNRGLVLGEATIHQIN
- a CDS encoding adenylate/guanylate cyclase domain-containing protein is translated as MLKKYSIDKMTSPEKKIRNKTRALKHLLKDEKIRELLVSLSEELSLEFTLADQKGSILWGKNVNLSDKSELIHKNIHFATLHSDKSSGKIIADLIISLVNKELEKKNIGNEVLGLYREINMIYDFSEKLSEIIEEKSIAEMALTEASQILDTTHGLFLLHNPETDSVDILSSFGKDPNREKNIQEQNHRLKDLIKKGTSSIVSKDIIQTNPALKYLQAMMYAPLKVKNKTLGMVILGHDQEKEYRAADLKLLTTIASQSAVAIESAHLYQKGLKEAKEREDAIKRIHNVSQKFVPTEFIKSLGKNRLTEVTLGDLTEKEVTVMFVDIREFTSISENLSPKDNFLFINAFNKRMGPIIRKNNGFIMQYLGDGFMALFPNGSQDALRASVEMHKSLEDYNKIRKQKDRAPVKVGIGMQNGNLIMGITGDVERLDAAIISDTVNTASRIEGLSKHFSTSILMTEKCLKNLSNPEEFVFRYLGPVQVIGKQKPIKLYECINGDQNSLFEHKSKTLKTFDEGMKLYFNREFAMAAVTFQKVFKQNKKDLTAKLFLNRAAHLITEEIDEDWKGVQSMTKK